From Scleropages formosus chromosome 1, fSclFor1.1, whole genome shotgun sequence, a single genomic window includes:
- the tfap2d gene encoding transcription factor AP-2-delta, translating into MSTAFPGLVHDAEIRHDGSNSYRLMQLGCLESVANSSVAYSSSSPLTYPAAGTEFASPYFSTNHQYTPLHHQSFHYEFQHSHPAVTPDAYSLNSLHHSQQYYQQIHHGEPADFINLHNARALKSSCLDEQRRELGCLDAYRRHDLSLMSHGSQYGMHPDQRLLPGSGLGLPPPGAEDLQGSVEAQCGLVLNGQGGVIRRGGTCVVNPTDLFCSVPGRLSLLSSTSKYKVTIAEVKRRLSPPECLNASLLGGILRRAKSKNGGRCLREKLDRLGLNLPAGRRKAANVTLLTSLVEGEALHLARDFGYTCETEFPTKAVGEHLARQHTELKEQTARKKMVLATKQICKEFQDLLSQDRSPLGSSRPTPILDLDIQRHLTHFSLITHGFGTPAICAALSTFQTVLSEMLNYLEKHSTSKNTGTPDSSQINASSEKNALRKTSESQSKDGKLEKTE; encoded by the exons ATGTCAACAGCCTTTCCAGGACTGGTCCACGATGCGGAG ATACGTCACGACGGATCAAACAGCTACCGCTTGATGCAACTCGGATGCCTGGAATCAGTGGCCAACTCGTCTGTCGCCTATTCCTCCTCGTCTCCGCTCACATACCCCGCTGCGGGGACAGAGTTTGCGTCCCCGTACTTCTCCACAAACCATCAGTACACGCCACTCCACCACCAGTCCTTCCACTATGAGTTCCAGCACAGTCACCCGGCGGTCACCCCCGACGCCTACTCCCTGAACTCCCTGCACCACTCCCAGCAGTACTACCAGCAGATCCACCACGGAGAGCCCGCAGATTTCATAAACCTGCACAACGCCAGGGCGCTCAAGTCGTCGTGCCTGGACGAGCAGAGGAGGGAGTTGGGCTGTCTTGATGCCTACCGCCGGCATGATCTTTCCCTCATGAGCCACGGCTCTCAGTATGGCATGCACCCAGACCAGAGACTGCTGCCCGGATCGGGTTTAGGGCTGCCACCTCCAGGAGCAGAAGACTTGCAG GGCTCAGTGGAAGCCCAGTGTGGACTGGTACTGAACGGCCAAGGTGGGGTCATTCGGAGAG GTGGAACTTGTGTGGTAAATCCGACAGATTTGTTCTGTTCAGTACCTGGAAGGCTGTCACTGCTGAGTTCCACGTCCAAGTATAAAGTGACCATTGCCGAGGTGAAGAGGCGGCTTTCCCCACCCGAATGCCTCAACGCCTCCCTCCTGGGGGGTATATTGCGAAG AGCAAAATCTAAAAATGGAGGTCGCTGCTTAAGAGAGAAACTTGACCGGCTGGGCTTAAATTTACCAGCAGggagaagaaaagcagcaaatgTTACCCTATTGACGTCTCTGGTAGAAG GTGAAGCTCTTCACTTGGCGCGTGACTTTGGCTATACCTGTGAAACGGAGTTTCCCACAAAAGCTGTCGGAGAACACCTAGCGAGGCAACACACGGAGCTTAAGGAGCAGACAGCTCgcaaaaaaatggttttagcAACAAA GCAAATTTGCAAAGAATTTCAAGATTTGCTAAGCCAGGATAGATCACCTCTTGGATCTTCAAGACCAACACCAATACTTGACCTAGACATACAGAGACATCTAACCCACTTCAG tctaATAACCCATGGATTTGGCACACCGGCCATTTGTGCAGCTCTCAGTACATTTCAAACTGTTTTAAGTGAAATGCTGAACTACCTAGAGAAACACTCGACAAGCAAAAATACCGGAACACCGGACTCCAGTCAGATAAATGCCAGCTCGGAAAAAAACGCCCTCCGCAAGACATCAGAGTCACAGTCGAAAGACGGGAAACTTGAAAAGACAGAATAA